One window of Mesorhizobium loti R88b genomic DNA carries:
- a CDS encoding SAM-dependent methyltransferase → MSLIASAIRTVERSPLPDPVTRTGIGFLVGRTRRNLLESPAIQEQAFVHAMADHPIAEHTQAANEQHYELPPAFFGLVLGPRRKYSSCLYRRGDETLAQAEVLALEETVAHADLADGQDILELGCGWGSLTLFMAQRFPAARITAVSNSAPQRAYIEAQARDQGLANIRVITADMNSFHPNGMFDRIVSVEMFEHMSNWQKLLERVHSWLTREGRLFIHVFTHKSRSYRFDHRDKSDWIAQHFFTGGIMPSHDLIRQFPALFDVEQEWRWNGRNYKRTANQWLANLDANLPEVDRILAEVYGKDALIWRRRWRLFFLATAGLFGHANGDEWGVSHYRLRAAA, encoded by the coding sequence ATGAGCCTCATCGCATCCGCCATACGCACCGTCGAACGCAGCCCGTTGCCCGATCCCGTGACGCGGACGGGCATCGGCTTCCTGGTCGGACGTACCCGCCGAAATCTGCTCGAAAGCCCAGCCATTCAGGAGCAGGCGTTCGTTCACGCGATGGCCGATCATCCGATTGCCGAGCACACGCAAGCCGCCAACGAGCAGCACTATGAATTGCCGCCGGCCTTCTTCGGGCTGGTGCTCGGACCGAGGCGCAAATACTCCTCCTGCCTTTACCGTCGCGGCGATGAAACCCTGGCGCAGGCCGAAGTGCTTGCGCTGGAGGAAACCGTTGCCCACGCCGATCTAGCCGATGGCCAGGACATCCTCGAACTCGGCTGCGGCTGGGGTTCGCTGACGCTGTTCATGGCGCAGCGTTTTCCTGCCGCCAGGATCACCGCGGTCTCCAACTCGGCGCCGCAAAGGGCATACATCGAAGCACAGGCCCGTGACCAAGGCCTCGCAAACATCCGCGTCATCACCGCCGACATGAACAGTTTTCATCCCAACGGCATGTTCGACAGGATCGTGTCGGTCGAGATGTTCGAGCATATGTCGAACTGGCAAAAGCTGCTCGAACGCGTGCATTCCTGGCTGACGCGGGAGGGGCGGCTTTTCATCCATGTCTTCACCCACAAGAGCCGGTCCTACCGTTTCGACCATCGCGACAAGTCCGACTGGATTGCCCAGCACTTCTTCACCGGTGGCATCATGCCGAGCCACGATCTGATCCGGCAGTTTCCGGCCCTGTTCGACGTCGAGCAGGAATGGCGATGGAATGGTCGCAACTACAAGCGCACCGCAAACCAGTGGCTTGCCAATCTCGACGCCAACCTGCCCGAGGTCGACCGTATCCTCGCTGAGGTCTATGGCAAGGACGCCTTGATCTGGCGCCGGCGCTGGCGCCTGTTTTTTCTCGCAACCGCCGGGTTGTTCGGACATGCCAATGGCGATGAATGGGGCGTCAGCCACTATCGCCTGCGCGCGGCCGCATAG
- a CDS encoding DUF1365 domain-containing protein — MEERVTTLEQNGPPSLAAGVLYPGEVMHARLKPFGHRFVYRVFSLLVDIDRLAELGRMTWLLGVNRPGLASFHESDHVGTPAETLRAFADRLLADAGLEKPAARVLLLAYPRIFGYVFNPISVYFCYDEAGALIALIYAVRNTFGGQHIYVSPIRPGELGPAGVRQTQPKLFHVSPFIGMEARYQFRILPPGKTVRLRIHETENGEPLLAATFAGSARSLATSELGACLIKFPFLTLKIVAGIHWEALKLWLKGARFHASPKVAGRTQYSLPHGTEPDAVRK; from the coding sequence ATGGAGGAGCGCGTCACCACACTGGAGCAAAACGGTCCGCCGTCGCTGGCGGCGGGCGTGCTCTATCCCGGCGAAGTCATGCACGCGCGGCTGAAGCCGTTCGGCCACCGCTTTGTCTATCGCGTGTTCTCGCTGCTGGTCGACATAGACAGGCTTGCCGAGCTCGGCCGCATGACATGGCTGTTGGGGGTCAATCGGCCCGGCCTGGCATCCTTCCATGAGAGCGACCACGTCGGCACCCCGGCCGAAACCCTGCGGGCCTTCGCCGATAGGCTGCTTGCCGATGCCGGCCTCGAGAAGCCGGCGGCGCGCGTGCTGCTGCTCGCCTACCCCCGCATCTTCGGTTACGTCTTCAATCCGATCTCGGTCTATTTCTGCTACGACGAGGCCGGCGCGCTGATCGCCTTGATCTATGCTGTGCGCAATACGTTCGGTGGCCAGCATATTTACGTGTCGCCGATCCGGCCAGGCGAACTCGGCCCCGCCGGGGTACGGCAGACACAGCCAAAGCTTTTCCACGTCTCGCCCTTTATCGGCATGGAAGCACGCTACCAATTTCGCATTCTGCCTCCGGGCAAGACGGTCAGGCTTCGCATCCACGAGACGGAAAATGGCGAGCCGCTGCTGGCGGCGACCTTTGCGGGGAGTGCACGCTCGCTTGCCACGTCGGAGCTTGGCGCGTGCCTGATCAAGTTTCCGTTTCTGACGTTGAAGATCGTCGCCGGCATTCACTGGGAAGCGCTGAAACTCTGGCTGAAAGGCGCACGCTTCCATGCGAGCCCGAAGGTTGCAGGTCGTACCCAATACAGCCTGCCGCATGGGACGGAGCCCGATGCCGTTCGAAAGTGA
- a CDS encoding DUF1295 domain-containing protein: MTFAILFIGMGICLSLVMSIAWTIALRSSKSGWVDAIWSFAVGAAGIAMALVPLSGWQHSTTRPVIVAVLAAVWSIRLGLHIVGRTLHGGDDPRYAQLRSEWGEDFPRRLFWFLQIQAGAAFLLSLSIFAAARNPAPQLQIGDWLGIAILVISILGEGLADRQLARFRDNPANKGKVCDVGLWGLSRHPNYFFEWFGWLAYVAIALDFTGAYAWGWVAVSGPLFMYWLLVHVSGIPPLEAHMLKSRGETFRAYQARVNAFWPGPPRHTPAQTSKGRAS; this comes from the coding sequence GTGACGTTTGCAATCTTGTTTATCGGTATGGGCATCTGCCTGTCTCTCGTCATGTCGATCGCCTGGACGATTGCCCTTCGCAGCAGCAAGTCCGGCTGGGTGGATGCGATCTGGTCGTTCGCGGTGGGCGCCGCCGGCATCGCCATGGCGCTGGTTCCGTTGTCCGGCTGGCAGCACTCGACGACAAGGCCTGTCATCGTTGCCGTGCTCGCAGCGGTCTGGTCGATCAGGCTTGGACTGCATATCGTTGGCAGAACCCTGCACGGTGGTGACGATCCGCGTTACGCGCAATTGCGCAGCGAATGGGGCGAGGATTTTCCACGCCGGCTGTTCTGGTTTCTGCAGATCCAGGCTGGCGCTGCCTTCCTGCTTTCACTTTCTATCTTCGCGGCAGCCCGCAATCCGGCCCCACAACTGCAAATCGGCGACTGGCTGGGGATCGCCATTCTGGTGATCTCCATCCTTGGCGAAGGCCTGGCTGATCGCCAACTTGCGCGGTTTCGCGACAACCCGGCCAACAAGGGAAAAGTCTGCGACGTTGGGCTCTGGGGGCTTTCACGCCATCCCAACTATTTCTTCGAGTGGTTCGGCTGGCTGGCCTATGTGGCGATCGCGCTGGATTTTACCGGCGCCTACGCCTGGGGCTGGGTCGCCGTGTCCGGTCCGCTCTTCATGTACTGGCTTCTGGTTCATGTGTCCGGCATTCCGCCGCTCGAGGCGCACATGCTGAAGTCGCGTGGTGAAACGTTCCGTGCCTACCAGGCACGCGTCAATGCATTCTGGCCGGGGCCGCCCCGCCATACCCCTGCACAAACCTCGAAAGGTCGGGCATCATGA
- a CDS encoding DUF2177 family protein → MKTYGIAYLTTAVVFLCIDAVWLTVMSSRLYKPLLGPILLDNFNVKAAVLFYVIYIAGAVYFAVQPAFQTGTWTTAAVNGAVFGFCAYATYDLTNQATLKNWPVTVTIADICWGTVLTAIAATAGFLVSSALSRTA, encoded by the coding sequence ATCAAGACCTACGGTATCGCCTATCTGACGACGGCGGTGGTGTTCCTGTGTATCGACGCCGTCTGGCTGACGGTGATGAGCAGCCGGCTTTACAAGCCGCTGCTGGGGCCGATCCTGCTCGACAATTTCAACGTCAAGGCAGCTGTGCTTTTCTACGTCATCTATATCGCCGGCGCCGTCTACTTCGCGGTGCAGCCTGCCTTTCAGACCGGCACGTGGACGACCGCGGCAGTGAACGGCGCGGTGTTCGGCTTCTGCGCCTACGCCACCTATGATCTCACCAACCAGGCGACGCTGAAGAACTGGCCTGTCACGGTCACCATCGCCGATATCTGCTGGGGCACCGTGCTCACCGCGATCGCGGCCACAGCGGGTTTTCTCGTGTCCAGCGCCCTGTCGCGAACTGCATAG
- a CDS encoding DUF2147 domain-containing protein, translating to MMYRLAVATGLVFFVSFCGSAFAASAPDPSGTWNRGDGNAKVRIAPCGSNICATNVWIKDTSGGEAVGDKLVMTLKPKSADTLSGKAYDTKRSMTYAIQLKVAGQSLVTRGCVVGGLVCKSVNWSRAR from the coding sequence ATGATGTATCGACTGGCAGTGGCGACAGGCCTCGTATTTTTTGTCTCGTTCTGCGGATCGGCGTTTGCCGCATCGGCACCTGACCCCTCCGGCACATGGAACCGCGGCGACGGCAATGCGAAGGTCAGGATCGCCCCCTGCGGTTCCAACATCTGCGCCACCAATGTCTGGATCAAGGACACCAGCGGCGGTGAAGCCGTCGGCGACAAGCTTGTGATGACGCTGAAGCCGAAGTCGGCCGATACGCTCAGCGGCAAGGCCTACGATACGAAGCGTTCGATGACCTATGCGATCCAGCTCAAGGTGGCCGGCCAAAGTCTTGTGACGCGCGGCTGCGTCGTTGGCGGACTGGTTTGCAAGTCGGTCAACTGGTCCCGCGCGCGCTGA
- a CDS encoding SCP2 sterol-binding domain-containing protein, with product MSVQEIAEKIKSRVASSGFDRSVKFDTGSDGVIVIDGASVSNTDAPTDCTIKLSLDDLDSLIAGDLNPTMAFMTGKIKVEGDMTVAMALSQLIG from the coding sequence GTGAGCGTTCAGGAGATTGCCGAGAAGATCAAGTCGCGTGTGGCCAGCAGCGGTTTCGATCGTTCCGTGAAATTCGACACCGGCAGCGACGGCGTCATCGTCATCGACGGCGCAAGCGTCTCGAATACCGACGCCCCCACCGACTGCACCATCAAGCTTTCGCTCGACGATCTCGACTCGCTGATCGCTGGCGACCTGAACCCGACGATGGCGTTCATGACCGGCAAGATCAAAGTCGAAGGCGACATGACGGTGGCCATGGCGCTCAGCCAGTTGATCGGCTGA
- a CDS encoding GNAT family N-acetyltransferase, whose protein sequence is MEMSVEIVAQAPAFMMVAETVADVTAREALLDRAMGPKRKTKSSEKLRRGRRPSEGLAFVARDASGGVAGTVRLWDVRLGEGGPAALLLGPLAVDPSLKNAGIGSALMRYAISEAARLGHAAILLVGDAPYYGRFGFSAAMTGSLAMPGPYERHRLLALELVDGALDGVHGTLKASGRKLKTQARTLAA, encoded by the coding sequence ATGGAAATGTCAGTTGAAATCGTAGCTCAGGCGCCGGCCTTCATGATGGTCGCCGAAACCGTTGCCGACGTCACGGCGCGCGAAGCCTTGCTCGATCGTGCCATGGGGCCGAAGCGCAAGACCAAATCGTCGGAGAAGCTGCGGCGTGGCCGCCGGCCCTCGGAAGGCCTGGCCTTTGTCGCACGCGATGCATCGGGTGGCGTGGCCGGCACGGTGCGGCTCTGGGACGTCAGGCTGGGCGAGGGCGGCCCGGCAGCGCTGCTGCTTGGCCCGCTTGCCGTCGATCCGTCGCTCAAGAATGCAGGCATCGGCTCGGCGCTGATGCGCTACGCCATCTCGGAAGCCGCGCGTCTCGGTCACGCGGCCATCCTGCTGGTTGGCGATGCGCCCTATTACGGCCGCTTCGGCTTCTCGGCCGCCATGACCGGTTCGCTGGCCATGCCGGGGCCATATGAGCGGCACCGCCTGCTGGCGCTGGAACTGGTGGACGGCGCGCTTGATGGCGTGCACGGCACGTTGAAGGCTTCAGGCCGCAAGCTGAAGACACAGGCGCGTACGCTGGCCGCCTGA
- the odc2 gene encoding ornithine/lysine decarboxylase, which yields MATQRILDFLATRRPSGPCLVVDLDVVRDNFRAFEKALPDSKIYYAVKANPAPEILRLLAAMGSSFDTASVAEVEMAMDAGAPADRISFGNTIKKERDIARAYQLGIRLFAVDCVEEVDKIARVAPGARVFCRVLTDGEGAEWPLSRKFGCVPDMAVDVLRHAKGLGLDAYGVSFHVGSQQTDLTAWDRALADAKKVFSTLADEGIVLKMVNMGGGFPTRYLRDVPAAQAYGQAIFSALRKHFGNAIPETIIEPGRGMVGNAGVIKSEVVLISKKAANDNVRWVFLDIGKFGGLAETMDEAIRYPLVTRHDGTETAPCVLAGPTCDSADVMYEKTPYPLPLSLTIGDEVLIEGTGAYTTTYSAVAFNGFEPLRSYVI from the coding sequence ATGGCTACACAGCGCATCCTCGACTTCCTCGCCACCCGACGTCCGTCCGGCCCCTGCCTCGTCGTCGACCTCGATGTCGTGCGCGACAATTTCCGCGCCTTCGAGAAGGCGCTGCCCGATTCCAAGATCTACTATGCGGTGAAAGCAAACCCGGCGCCGGAAATCCTGCGCCTGCTTGCTGCGATGGGCTCGTCCTTCGACACCGCTTCCGTTGCCGAAGTCGAGATGGCGATGGACGCCGGTGCGCCGGCGGACCGCATCTCCTTCGGCAACACCATCAAGAAGGAGCGTGACATCGCACGCGCCTACCAGCTCGGCATCCGGCTGTTCGCGGTCGATTGCGTCGAAGAGGTCGACAAGATCGCCCGCGTCGCTCCCGGTGCGCGTGTGTTCTGCCGCGTGCTGACCGACGGTGAAGGCGCCGAATGGCCGCTGTCGCGCAAGTTCGGCTGCGTGCCTGACATGGCCGTCGACGTGCTGCGCCATGCCAAGGGCCTCGGCCTCGATGCCTATGGCGTGTCGTTCCATGTCGGCTCGCAGCAGACCGACCTGACCGCTTGGGACCGTGCGCTGGCCGACGCCAAGAAGGTGTTTTCGACGCTGGCCGACGAAGGCATCGTCTTGAAGATGGTCAATATGGGCGGCGGTTTCCCGACGCGCTACCTGCGCGATGTGCCAGCGGCGCAGGCCTATGGCCAGGCGATCTTCTCGGCGCTGCGCAAGCATTTCGGCAATGCCATTCCGGAAACCATCATCGAGCCGGGTCGTGGCATGGTCGGCAATGCCGGCGTTATCAAGTCGGAAGTCGTGCTGATCTCGAAGAAGGCCGCCAACGACAATGTGCGCTGGGTGTTCCTCGACATCGGCAAGTTCGGCGGCCTGGCCGAGACGATGGACGAGGCGATCCGCTATCCGCTCGTCACCCGCCATGACGGCACAGAGACCGCGCCTTGCGTGCTCGCCGGCCCGACCTGCGATTCGGCCGATGTGATGTACGAGAAGACGCCATATCCGCTGCCCTTGTCGCTGACCATCGGCGACGAGGTGCTGATCGAAGGCACCGGCGCCTACACGACCACCTACTCGGCGGTCGCGTTCAACGGCTTCGAGCCTCTGCGATCCTACGTGATCTGA
- a CDS encoding response regulator — protein MRILLIEDDKTLSDGIAKALRSENFAVDVARNGEDGMHLGDTEAYDAAVLDLGLPKVDGISVLTSWRKANRTMPVLILTARDGWSQKVEGFKAGADDYMTKPFRIEELVIRLRALVRRAAGHAAPQISCGPLSFDAQLGTFEKDGLPLKLTALEWRVLQCLILRKDMTIDRSNLVERVYEGDADVDSNSIEVIIARLRRKIGHDMIATERGRGYRLVSAP, from the coding sequence ATGCGCATCCTGCTCATAGAAGACGACAAGACGCTTTCCGACGGTATCGCCAAGGCGCTCCGATCGGAGAACTTTGCTGTCGATGTGGCGCGCAACGGCGAAGACGGTATGCATCTTGGTGACACGGAAGCATATGACGCGGCCGTACTCGACCTTGGTCTGCCCAAAGTCGACGGAATCAGTGTGCTTACGTCATGGCGCAAGGCGAACCGCACGATGCCGGTCCTGATCCTCACCGCACGCGATGGATGGTCGCAAAAGGTCGAAGGCTTCAAGGCCGGTGCCGACGACTATATGACCAAACCATTCCGGATCGAGGAGCTTGTCATTCGGTTGCGAGCCCTTGTGCGACGCGCGGCAGGCCATGCAGCCCCGCAAATCAGCTGCGGCCCACTCAGCTTTGACGCTCAGCTCGGGACGTTTGAAAAGGACGGGCTGCCGCTCAAGCTTACAGCGCTGGAATGGCGTGTCCTGCAATGTCTCATCCTGCGCAAGGATATGACAATCGATCGGTCCAACCTTGTCGAGCGTGTCTATGAAGGTGATGCCGACGTCGATTCGAACTCGATCGAAGTCATCATTGCCAGGCTCCGCCGAAAGATTGGGCATGACATGATCGCGACGGAGCGTGGCCGGGGCTATCGCCTGGTATCGGCGCCATGA
- a CDS encoding rod-binding protein produces MDVARAADPMDIEAARAALTKRANGAAGGFSVDTAASVDAGSILSRATADKAAATADPAKKFKKFEAMVLQTFIQNMLPKDTEGVYGTGLAGDMWKSQLAERVADVMAERGGIGIAKSMLADHYMDGKRKVPIGPISNGPEKTEVDQQTRLSTSLVQELQRKAARSMTGDETTIKTDIKI; encoded by the coding sequence ATGGATGTCGCCCGAGCTGCCGATCCGATGGACATCGAGGCTGCCCGTGCCGCGCTGACCAAGCGCGCGAATGGGGCCGCTGGTGGCTTTTCGGTCGACACTGCGGCGTCCGTCGATGCCGGCTCGATCCTGTCGCGCGCCACGGCTGACAAGGCGGCGGCGACAGCCGATCCGGCCAAGAAATTCAAGAAGTTCGAGGCGATGGTCTTGCAGACCTTCATCCAGAACATGCTGCCCAAGGACACCGAAGGCGTCTACGGCACCGGTCTCGCCGGCGACATGTGGAAATCGCAGCTGGCCGAGCGCGTCGCCGACGTCATGGCCGAGCGCGGCGGCATCGGCATCGCCAAATCGATGCTCGCCGACCACTATATGGACGGCAAGCGCAAGGTGCCGATCGGCCCGATTTCAAACGGACCGGAAAAGACAGAGGTCGATCAGCAAACCCGTCTGTCCACCTCGCTCGTCCAGGAGCTGCAGCGCAAGGCCGCCAGGTCGATGACCGGTGACGAGACAACCATAAAAACAGACATCAAGATCTAA
- a CDS encoding NAD(P)/FAD-dependent oxidoreductase: MNLVPISRGRSHGRKKIAVVGSGISGAAAAWALHPSADVTLYEASHRAGGHTATVDIDYDGTPISVDTGFIVYNELAYPDLTCLFSHLGVATHESDMGFSLSLDGGKLEWCGSTLRTIFAQKRNVFSPGFLWMLREILRFNKACIAERDSGTLGNVSIGDYLRTRGFSASFRDNYLMPMAAAIWSTPRAKMLDYPAASFISFFENHRLIDNDTRPMWRTVSGGSRNYLQKLLAPLGSALRLSSPVKTMVRDAFGITVWAGNDAPERFDNVIIAGHSDQALAMLGDASSVEEAILSDIPYRPNRVVLHRDPRLMPKRRAAWAAWNYLRCSCDRDEPEVSVTYWMNRLQGIDAAKPLFVSLNPVVEPRPELVFGEWMFDHPQYDARSLSAQARLDDIQGVRGTYFAGAWTGHGFHEDGLRSGLNAAVALGAKVPWRRGAEALPNALLAAE; encoded by the coding sequence ATGAACCTCGTGCCCATCAGCCGTGGCCGCTCGCACGGCAGGAAGAAGATTGCTGTCGTCGGTTCAGGCATTTCCGGTGCTGCCGCAGCATGGGCTTTGCATCCGAGCGCTGACGTTACCCTTTACGAGGCTTCGCACCGCGCGGGCGGCCATACCGCGACCGTCGACATCGACTATGACGGCACACCGATTTCGGTCGACACCGGCTTCATCGTCTACAACGAGCTGGCCTATCCGGATCTGACTTGTTTGTTTTCGCATCTGGGCGTTGCCACGCATGAAAGCGACATGGGCTTTTCGCTTTCGCTCGACGGCGGCAAGCTCGAATGGTGCGGCTCGACGCTGCGCACCATATTCGCCCAGAAGCGCAATGTCTTTTCGCCCGGCTTCCTGTGGATGCTGCGCGAAATCCTGCGCTTCAACAAGGCATGTATCGCCGAGCGCGACAGCGGCACGCTGGGCAATGTTTCGATCGGAGATTATCTTCGCACGCGCGGTTTCTCGGCCAGCTTTCGCGACAATTATCTCATGCCGATGGCTGCGGCGATCTGGTCGACGCCGCGCGCCAAAATGCTGGACTATCCGGCCGCAAGCTTCATCAGCTTCTTCGAGAACCATCGCCTGATCGACAATGATACGCGGCCGATGTGGCGCACGGTGAGCGGCGGTTCCCGGAACTATCTGCAAAAGCTCTTGGCACCGCTCGGATCGGCGCTGCGCCTGTCGTCGCCGGTCAAGACAATGGTGCGCGACGCCTTCGGCATTACCGTGTGGGCCGGCAATGATGCGCCGGAGCGCTTCGACAATGTCATCATCGCCGGTCATAGCGACCAGGCGCTGGCCATGCTCGGCGACGCATCCAGCGTCGAGGAAGCGATCCTGTCCGACATACCGTATCGCCCCAACCGGGTTGTCCTGCACCGGGACCCCCGTCTGATGCCGAAGCGGCGGGCCGCCTGGGCGGCATGGAATTATCTGCGCTGTTCCTGTGATCGCGACGAACCGGAGGTGTCGGTGACCTACTGGATGAACCGCCTGCAAGGGATCGATGCCGCAAAGCCGCTGTTTGTGTCGCTCAATCCGGTCGTCGAGCCGCGCCCGGAACTGGTCTTCGGTGAATGGATGTTCGACCATCCCCAGTACGATGCGCGCTCCTTGTCGGCGCAAGCCCGTCTCGACGACATACAGGGCGTGCGCGGCACCTATTTCGCCGGCGCGTGGACCGGCCACGGTTTTCATGAGGACGGCCTGCGCTCCGGGCTGAACGCGGCGGTTGCGCTGGGTGCTAAAGTGCCTTGGCGGCGTGGCGCGGAGGCTTTGCCCAACGCGCTCCTGGCGGCGGAATAG
- a CDS encoding ATP-binding protein codes for MNPLGRFRRLAPKSIAARLALGSAVLVMAALIATGISTGIVLSRFIRDQIDQRLDTQIGAVTSALDKPSLPDLLALNDPPPFDRPGAGWYWTATVDGHTYRSASLNGGDIINRGSDHWWGGWHDGPPDANERPRPFNGVGPRGEPLYLRVQVVPMNGTWITITASAPAHALVRPLRDALAPVILAMLVLGMLLAAASVLQMRLGLRPLKRVTKGLEDVRAGRATHIEGSQPRELSGLVNELNSLIKQNAEGMRRARGHVSNLGHALNTPLAALSLSLAGSRNGRDTERLRLVGEMQERIRHHLGRARAAALNGPANLSTAIRPRILDLNIVLSKINAERGLSVAVDVPETLAAACEPQDLDEMLGNILDNAFKWAASTISIRGRNDGTQVLIEVADDGPGISVEKIQDVLQAGKKLDESVVGHGFGLSITRELAELYGGDLNLGKAAPGGLKVVVRLPSPVAS; via the coding sequence ATGAACCCGCTTGGTCGCTTTCGGCGATTGGCACCGAAATCCATTGCGGCGCGGCTGGCGTTGGGATCAGCCGTCCTGGTTATGGCGGCTTTGATCGCCACGGGCATCAGCACGGGGATCGTCCTTTCGCGGTTCATCCGCGACCAGATCGACCAGCGCCTCGATACGCAAATCGGTGCGGTGACGAGTGCGCTGGACAAGCCATCATTGCCCGATCTCCTGGCGCTGAACGATCCGCCGCCATTCGACCGGCCTGGTGCCGGCTGGTACTGGACGGCAACGGTCGATGGCCACACCTATCGTTCGGCCTCGCTTAATGGCGGCGATATCATCAACCGTGGTTCAGACCACTGGTGGGGTGGATGGCATGACGGGCCGCCCGACGCTAACGAGCGCCCTCGCCCGTTCAACGGGGTCGGCCCACGAGGCGAGCCGCTTTATCTGCGCGTTCAGGTCGTGCCGATGAACGGTACATGGATAACAATTACGGCTTCCGCACCCGCCCATGCGCTGGTGCGGCCACTTCGTGATGCGCTGGCACCCGTCATTTTGGCGATGCTGGTACTGGGGATGCTGCTCGCGGCTGCAAGCGTCTTGCAGATGCGACTGGGTCTTCGGCCCCTCAAGCGCGTGACGAAAGGCCTGGAGGATGTTCGCGCAGGCCGCGCCACCCACATCGAAGGCAGCCAACCCAGGGAATTGAGTGGGTTGGTGAATGAGCTGAACTCACTGATCAAGCAAAACGCCGAAGGCATGAGGCGTGCCCGCGGTCACGTCTCGAACCTTGGCCACGCGCTTAACACGCCACTCGCGGCCCTATCGTTGTCTCTCGCCGGCAGCAGGAACGGACGCGATACCGAGCGACTGAGGCTTGTTGGCGAGATGCAGGAGCGCATTAGGCATCACCTTGGGCGAGCGCGCGCTGCGGCCCTGAATGGACCCGCCAACCTCAGCACCGCGATCAGGCCGCGCATTCTGGACCTGAATATTGTTCTGTCAAAAATCAACGCTGAGCGCGGGTTGAGCGTTGCGGTCGATGTGCCCGAGACCCTTGCCGCCGCCTGCGAACCGCAGGATCTGGATGAGATGCTCGGCAACATACTGGACAACGCCTTCAAATGGGCTGCGAGCACAATCTCCATCAGAGGTCGCAATGACGGCACCCAAGTCTTGATAGAGGTCGCCGACGACGGTCCTGGCATAAGCGTAGAGAAAATCCAGGACGTTCTGCAGGCCGGCAAGAAGCTCGACGAGAGCGTCGTCGGTCACGGGTTTGGCCTGTCGATCACCAGGGAACTCGCAGAGCTGTACGGCGGAGACCTCAATCTTGGCAAAGCTGCGCCAGGCGGACTGAAGGTCGTCGTTCGACTGCCAAGCCCGGTAGCGTCATGA
- a CDS encoding amidase codes for MTGTHGPFNAFLDLRQMPVAHAELGPLAGLRLAVKDIYDVAGYRTGCGNLQKFAESHAASRTAPAVQMILDAGARFIGKTQTDELAFALFGQNAHFPFPVNPAAPDRVTGGSSSGSAAAVAGRLAHIATGSDTGGSIRAPASFCGLIGLRTTHGRISLDGVMKLAPSFDTFGWFADDIETYETVGKLLLGRDPHHHPLDRPLTLGWLDEMVARPALAEYAGMKALASTVFGAPAIPTTRLSSTPDELYWCFRRLQAREAWAVHGEWITTGERDLGPGVEERFGFGRAVDDRTAQAEKVRRLTFRGELGALLGKDGFLVLPTVPGPAPYVDSTPEQFQAYRERALHLLCLAGLSGFPQITLPIGSVAGAPFGLSLLGPSGSDIALIRLGRKLLDAAKA; via the coding sequence ATGACAGGCACGCACGGCCCCTTCAATGCCTTTCTCGATCTTCGCCAGATGCCGGTGGCCCATGCCGAGCTCGGCCCGCTCGCCGGCCTGCGCCTGGCCGTCAAGGACATCTATGACGTTGCCGGCTACCGCACCGGCTGCGGCAATTTGCAGAAATTCGCCGAAAGCCATGCCGCCTCGCGTACCGCACCGGCCGTGCAGATGATTCTCGATGCCGGCGCGCGCTTCATCGGCAAGACACAGACCGACGAGCTTGCCTTCGCGCTGTTCGGCCAGAACGCGCATTTTCCATTTCCGGTGAACCCGGCAGCACCCGACCGCGTCACCGGCGGCTCGTCTTCCGGATCCGCGGCGGCGGTCGCGGGCCGATTGGCCCATATCGCCACCGGCTCCGACACCGGCGGCTCGATCCGCGCGCCGGCGAGTTTTTGCGGGTTGATCGGGCTGCGCACCACGCATGGCCGTATTTCCCTTGATGGCGTCATGAAGCTGGCGCCGAGCTTCGACACGTTCGGCTGGTTCGCCGACGACATCGAGACCTACGAGACCGTCGGCAAGCTGCTGCTTGGCCGCGACCCGCATCACCACCCGTTGGACCGCCCGCTGACGCTCGGCTGGCTGGACGAGATGGTCGCCCGTCCGGCGCTCGCCGAATATGCCGGGATGAAGGCCCTGGCAAGCACGGTTTTCGGCGCGCCGGCGATACCGACGACACGCTTAAGTTCGACACCTGATGAACTCTACTGGTGCTTTCGCCGGCTGCAGGCCAGGGAAGCCTGGGCCGTGCATGGCGAATGGATCACCACTGGCGAGCGCGACCTTGGCCCCGGCGTCGAGGAGCGTTTCGGCTTTGGCCGTGCCGTCGATGACCGCACGGCGCAGGCCGAGAAAGTACGCAGGCTGACCTTTCGCGGCGAACTCGGCGCCCTGCTCGGCAAAGACGGCTTCCTTGTCCTGCCGACGGTGCCGGGCCCGGCGCCCTATGTCGACTCGACGCCGGAGCAGTTCCAGGCCTATCGCGAACGGGCCCTGCACCTCCTGTGCCTGGCCGGGCTCTCCGGCTTTCCACAGATCACCTTGCCCATCGGTTCGGTCGCCGGCGCACCGTTCGGCCTGTCGCTGCTTGGCCCTTCCGGCAGCGACATTGCCCTGATACGGCTCGGCCGAAAACTTCTCGACGCAGCAAAGGCCTGA